The proteins below are encoded in one region of Blochmannia endosymbiont of Camponotus (Colobopsis) obliquus:
- the sufC gene encoding Fe-S cluster assembly ATPase SufC produces the protein MLIIDKLKIGIENKIILHEINLHIQPGEIHVVMGPNGSGKSTLAATLVGHKNYIIKAGKILFKNHDLLSLKPEERAGEGVFIAFQYPIEIPGVNNQFFLECSLNAIRKYRGQVSLDHFEFIDLVESKLKLLKMSKSLLKRSVNVGFSGGEKKRNDILQMVLLEPSLCILDETDSGLDVDAVKIVAHGINILRKTTRSFIIITHYQKILEYIKPDFVHLLYKGHIVKSGDIRLAKIIEEQGYGWLDK, from the coding sequence ATGTTAATAATTGACAAATTAAAAATTGGTATAGAAAATAAAATTATTCTTCATGAAATTAATCTACATATACAACCTGGTGAAATACATGTAGTTATGGGTCCTAATGGTTCAGGAAAAAGTACTTTAGCTGCTACTCTTGTTGGTCATAAAAATTATATAATAAAAGCAGGTAAAATCTTATTTAAAAATCATGATTTACTTTCCTTAAAACCAGAAGAACGAGCAGGAGAAGGTGTTTTTATAGCTTTTCAATATCCGATAGAAATACCTGGTGTAAATAATCAATTTTTTTTGGAATGTTCATTAAATGCAATACGTAAATACCGTGGTCAAGTATCTTTAGATCATTTTGAATTTATTGATCTTGTTGAATCTAAATTAAAATTATTAAAAATGTCTAAAAGCTTATTAAAACGATCAGTCAATGTAGGTTTTTCTGGTGGGGAAAAAAAACGTAATGATATTTTACAGATGGTTTTATTAGAACCATCATTATGCATTTTAGATGAAACTGATTCAGGATTAGATGTTGATGCAGTAAAAATTGTAGCACATGGAATTAATATATTACGTAAAACAACACGTTCATTTATTATTATTACTCATTATCAAAAAATTTTAGAATATATTAAACCTGATTTTGTGCATCTTTTATATAAAGGTCATATTGTAAAATCTGGCGATATACGTTTAGCAAAAATAATTGAGGAACAAGGTTATGGTTGGTTGGACAAATAA
- the pheT gene encoding phenylalanine--tRNA ligase subunit beta — protein MKVSESWLREWIGSDLNIKELTESLTMSGLKVNSLHPAANYFDGVIIGNIIACRQHFIYNDLWIIKVNIGDDNPLNIVCSATNCTTHLKVVVAKSGATITGKKKIKTIEVHGYRSEGMLCSFKELGILNSGSDIIILPDDAPIGLDFRDYLKFDDNVIDISIPFNRGDCLGLLGIARDITIINKLLLQKPQIHSIQPIINDILPIHVSEPNACPCYLGRIIKNIDNTISIPLWMKERLRRSGICFINPIMDIINYVSLELGYPINAFDLNKISGSVFVRLAKQGESLQLLNNTKINIQTDTLVIADQKQPLAIAGIVNGTNSIVDKSTCSILLECAFFSSSILIGKAKRYGLSNALSYRYERGIDPTLTKKVMERITFFLVKICGAYPGPILNVTNLNMLPKLNMIILHKSKLNKLIGHFISNDEINNILTRIGCKVTQITKDWRISIPYWRYDLKLEEDLIEEIIRIYGYDKLPMSSIYSTLKTININKKQFSLLRIKNLLVDRGYQEVITYSFVNPIIQNLLFPQKKSLKIANPTSIEMSVMRLSLWSSLISTIIYNQNRQQQRMKLFESGMVFFSDKNEPWKIGQHFMLSGIITGMRYEEYWDHKNHYFMDFYDIKGDVEAILNMTNKINKIEFKVTTNTALHPGQSAGIYLKNECIGFLGLIHPILEKQLNLNSHTLVFEIFWEKISKTNVSKIFNVTRFPINRRDINIIVAEEIAGGDVINECKIILKQELINIKLLDVYRGNNISKGFKSLTISLFLYNDYHTLTEIETNEIIVKCIQKLRKKFQASLKT, from the coding sequence GTGAAGGTTAGTGAATCCTGGTTACGAGAATGGATTGGTTCGGACCTGAATATTAAGGAATTAACTGAATCCTTGACTATGTCCGGATTAAAAGTAAATTCATTGCATCCTGCTGCGAATTATTTTGATGGAGTAATTATTGGAAATATAATAGCATGTAGACAACATTTTATTTATAATGATTTATGGATAATAAAAGTAAATATTGGTGATGACAATCCATTAAATATTGTGTGTAGTGCAACTAATTGCACTACACATTTAAAAGTTGTAGTAGCCAAATCGGGTGCAACTATAACTGGTAAAAAAAAAATAAAAACTATTGAAGTACATGGATACAGATCAGAAGGTATGTTATGTTCTTTTAAAGAACTAGGTATACTTAATTCTGGTTCTGATATTATTATATTGCCTGACGATGCACCTATAGGATTAGATTTTAGAGATTATTTAAAATTTGATGATAATGTTATTGATATAAGCATTCCTTTTAATAGAGGAGATTGTTTGGGGTTACTTGGAATTGCTCGTGATATAACAATAATTAATAAATTATTGTTACAAAAACCACAAATTCACTCTATACAACCAATTATTAATGATATATTACCTATTCATGTTTCTGAACCTAATGCATGTCCTTGTTATTTAGGTAGAATAATAAAAAATATCGATAATACTATATCTATACCATTATGGATGAAAGAAAGATTAAGGCGTAGTGGAATATGTTTTATTAATCCAATAATGGACATAATAAATTATGTTAGTTTAGAATTAGGTTATCCAATCAATGCTTTTGATCTAAATAAAATTTCTGGCAGTGTTTTTGTGCGTTTAGCAAAACAAGGAGAATCATTACAACTATTGAATAACACAAAAATAAATATTCAAACAGATACATTAGTAATTGCAGATCAAAAACAACCATTAGCTATAGCTGGTATTGTAAATGGAACAAATTCAATTGTTGATAAATCAACTTGTTCTATTCTATTAGAATGTGCGTTTTTTTCTTCATCTATTCTTATAGGTAAAGCAAAAAGATATGGTTTATCTAATGCCTTGTCATATCGTTATGAGCGAGGCATCGACCCTACATTAACTAAAAAAGTTATGGAACGTATTACATTTTTTTTAGTTAAGATTTGTGGAGCTTATCCAGGCCCAATATTGAATGTCACGAATTTAAATATGTTACCTAAATTAAACATGATTATTTTACATAAAAGTAAATTAAATAAGTTAATAGGTCATTTTATTTCAAATGACGAAATAAATAACATTTTAACAAGAATTGGTTGCAAAGTAACACAAATTACTAAAGATTGGAGAATATCAATTCCTTATTGGCGCTATGATCTTAAATTAGAAGAAGATCTAATAGAAGAAATAATAAGAATATATGGTTATGATAAATTACCTATGAGTTCAATATATAGTACTTTAAAAACTATTAATATCAATAAAAAACAATTTTCATTATTAAGAATTAAAAACCTTCTTGTGGATCGTGGTTATCAAGAAGTTATTACATATAGTTTTGTAAATCCAATAATTCAAAATTTATTATTTCCACAAAAAAAATCATTAAAAATTGCCAATCCTACTTCAATAGAAATGTCTGTCATGCGTTTATCATTATGGAGTAGTTTAATAAGCACAATTATTTATAATCAAAACCGTCAGCAACAAAGAATGAAATTGTTTGAAAGTGGTATGGTGTTTTTTTCAGATAAAAATGAACCATGGAAAATTGGTCAACATTTTATGTTATCTGGAATTATTACAGGAATGCGTTATGAGGAATATTGGGATCATAAAAATCATTATTTCATGGATTTCTATGATATAAAAGGTGATGTTGAAGCAATATTAAATATGACTAATAAAATAAATAAGATAGAATTTAAAGTAACGACTAATACAGCATTACATCCAGGACAAAGTGCAGGAATATATCTTAAGAATGAATGTATTGGATTTTTAGGTTTGATACATCCTATACTAGAAAAGCAATTAAATTTAAATAGTCATACATTAGTTTTTGAAATTTTTTGGGAAAAAATTTCAAAAACTAATGTATCCAAAATTTTTAATGTTACTCGTTTTCCTATTAATCGTAGAGATATTAATATTATAGTTGCAGAAGAAATTGCTGGAGGAGATGTTATTAATGAATGTAAAATAATTTTAAAACAAGAATTAATTAATATAAAATTATTAGATGTATATCGAGGAAATAACATAAGTAAAGGTTTTAAAAGTTTAACTATTAGTTTGTTTCTATACAATGATTATCACACATTGACAGAAATAGAAACTAACGAAATTATTGTAAAATGTATACAGAAATTAAGAAAAAAATTTCAAGCATCTTTAAAAACATGA
- the sufB gene encoding Fe-S cluster assembly protein SufB produces the protein MIQKKTNNSKKKYNVTQQWLTQNKNYKEGFFTKVRNEELMHGINEKIIHAISEKRNEPKWMLDFRINAYNAWINMKEPHWLKAQYPMLKYNNYCYYSAPVCSNNQEKYAHRPNINNENKTNYLTNEVEEAFNKLGVPVHEGTGIAVDAIFDSVSVATTYRETLSKQGIIFCSFNQAIHEHPDLVRKYLGSVVPYNDNFFAALNSSVASDGTFVYIPQNVQCPMELSTYFRINSSKTGQFERTIIIADKGSYVSYIEGCSAPIHNHNQLHAAVVEIILMEHATVKYSTIQNWFSGNKITEGVLNFVTKRALCLGEHSKMSWIQSENGSAITWKYPSVILKGNYSIGEFFSVAITNNYQQADTGTKMIHIGKNTHSTIISKGIATGNSENTYRGLVKVIPNAINSRNFTQCDSMLIGDKCGAHTFPHINIQNDSTKLEHEATTSRISEDQLFYCKQRGISEDNAISMIVNGFCKDVFSKLPLEFAVEAQKLLNISLEHSIG, from the coding sequence ATGATACAAAAAAAAACAAATAATTCTAAAAAAAAATATAACGTTACTCAACAATGGTTAACGCAAAACAAAAATTATAAAGAAGGTTTTTTTACTAAAGTAAGAAATGAAGAATTAATGCATGGTATTAATGAAAAAATAATACATGCTATTTCAGAAAAACGTAATGAACCAAAGTGGATGTTAGATTTTCGCATTAACGCTTATAACGCTTGGATTAATATGAAAGAACCTCATTGGTTAAAAGCACAGTATCCAATGTTGAAATACAATAATTATTGTTATTACTCTGCTCCTGTTTGTTCAAATAATCAAGAAAAATATGCTCATCGTCCTAATATAAATAATGAAAATAAAACTAATTATTTAACTAATGAAGTAGAAGAAGCATTTAATAAATTAGGAGTGCCAGTACATGAAGGTACCGGAATAGCTGTTGATGCTATTTTCGATTCTGTATCTGTAGCTACTACGTATCGAGAAACATTGTCCAAACAAGGAATTATTTTTTGTTCGTTTAATCAAGCTATTCATGAACATCCAGATCTAGTTCGTAAATATTTAGGTAGTGTAGTTCCATATAATGATAATTTTTTTGCTGCTCTAAATTCTTCGGTAGCTTCTGATGGAACATTTGTATATATACCCCAAAATGTACAATGTCCTATGGAACTTTCAACATATTTTCGTATTAATTCATCAAAAACAGGTCAATTTGAACGTACTATTATTATCGCTGATAAAGGTAGTTATGTAAGTTATATTGAAGGATGTTCCGCTCCGATACATAATCATAACCAACTCCATGCAGCAGTTGTAGAAATTATCCTTATGGAGCATGCTACTGTAAAATACTCTACTATTCAAAATTGGTTTTCTGGAAATAAAATCACAGAAGGAGTATTAAATTTTGTTACCAAAAGAGCATTATGTTTGGGTGAACATTCAAAGATGTCATGGATTCAATCAGAAAACGGTTCTGCTATTACATGGAAGTATCCTAGTGTAATTTTAAAAGGAAACTATTCAATTGGCGAATTTTTTTCAGTTGCAATAACTAATAATTATCAACAAGCAGATACTGGAACTAAAATGATTCATATTGGTAAAAATACTCACTCCACTATTATTTCAAAGGGTATAGCAACTGGTAATAGCGAGAATACATATAGAGGTTTAGTGAAAGTTATACCTAACGCTATTAATTCACGTAACTTTACACAATGTGATTCAATGCTAATTGGTGATAAATGTGGTGCTCATACTTTTCCACATATAAATATACAAAACGATTCTACTAAATTAGAACATGAAGCTACTACTTCACGTATTAGTGAAGATCAATTATTTTATTGTAAGCAACGAGGAATTAGTGAAGATAATGCTATTTCTATGATTGTAAATGGATTTTGTAAAGATGTTTTTTCTAAATTACCTTTAGAGTTTGCTGTAGAAGCACAAAAATTATTAAACATCAGTCTTGAACACAGCATAGGTTAA
- the grxD gene encoding Grx4 family monothiol glutaredoxin, producing MTFTIKKIKKQITDNPIILYMKGSPTLPNCGFSAKAAHILSACSNKHFTYIDVLVNPDIRTELPKIAGWPTFPQLWIDGNLIGGCDIIIDLYRTGELQNLINKTLAKHNIKDL from the coding sequence ATGACTTTTACAATTAAAAAAATCAAAAAACAAATTACCGATAATCCTATTATCTTATATATGAAAGGGTCTCCAACACTACCTAATTGTGGTTTTTCTGCTAAAGCAGCTCACATTTTATCGGCTTGTAGCAATAAACATTTTACTTATATAGATGTTTTGGTAAATCCAGATATTCGTACTGAATTACCAAAAATTGCTGGTTGGCCTACTTTCCCACAATTGTGGATTGATGGTAATTTGATAGGCGGGTGCGATATTATTATTGATTTGTATAGAACAGGGGAGCTACAAAATCTTATTAACAAAACTTTAGCGAAACATAATATAAAAGATCTTTAA
- a CDS encoding SufS family cysteine desulfurase yields MIYPITQIRSDFPIINKLINNQQFTYLDSAASAQKPNVVIKCLNNFYSHEYATAHRGIYSLSRQATICMEEVREQIAKFINASSLEEIIFTKSTTEGINLIANSCGEKYLKAGDNILITEMEHHSNIVPWQILAKKKQLIIKYIPLTYDGKLDISFLPKLIDQRTQLVAITQLSNVIGTLNPLSSIINQIRKIKNILILVDGAQGIAHSKIDVQKIDCDFYVFSGHKIYGPTGIGILYGKKKLLDNMPPWEVGGGMIQEVNLTKGTTFLDAPWKFEAGTANITGILGLGEAVKYINTVGLDLIFNHENELMQYVIKHLREIPDIIIYGPTDRVGVIAFNIGKLHSYDIGIFLDQNAIAIRTGHHCAMPLMNFFNVSSMCRVSLAMYNNKDDIDRLINGLLKTQDLLNKKTLLR; encoded by the coding sequence ATGATTTATCCCATTACACAAATAAGATCTGATTTTCCTATAATAAATAAATTAATCAATAATCAACAGTTCACTTATTTAGATAGTGCAGCAAGTGCTCAAAAGCCTAATGTTGTTATAAAATGTCTAAACAATTTTTATAGTCATGAGTATGCTACTGCGCATCGAGGTATATATTCATTAAGCAGACAAGCTACCATATGTATGGAAGAAGTAAGAGAACAAATAGCCAAATTTATTAATGCATCTTCATTAGAAGAAATTATTTTTACTAAAAGTACTACCGAAGGAATTAATTTAATAGCCAACAGTTGTGGTGAGAAATATTTAAAAGCAGGTGATAATATCCTTATCACTGAAATGGAACATCATTCGAATATAGTTCCTTGGCAAATATTGGCTAAAAAAAAACAATTAATAATAAAATATATTCCATTAACATATGATGGAAAGTTAGATATTTCTTTTTTACCTAAGCTTATAGATCAACGTACACAATTGGTAGCAATAACTCAATTATCCAACGTTATTGGTACTTTAAATCCTTTGTCTAGTATTATTAATCAAATACGTAAAATAAAAAATATTTTAATATTAGTAGATGGAGCTCAGGGCATAGCACATTCTAAAATAGATGTGCAAAAAATTGATTGTGATTTTTATGTTTTTTCCGGTCATAAAATTTATGGCCCTACCGGTATAGGTATTCTTTATGGAAAAAAAAAATTATTAGACAATATGCCTCCATGGGAAGTTGGAGGGGGTATGATTCAAGAGGTTAACCTTACTAAAGGTACTACTTTTTTAGATGCTCCTTGGAAATTTGAAGCAGGTACGGCAAACATCACCGGTATATTAGGTTTAGGAGAAGCTGTAAAATATATTAACACTGTGGGTTTAGATTTAATTTTTAATCATGAAAATGAATTGATGCAATATGTAATAAAACATTTAAGGGAAATTCCCGACATCATCATATATGGTCCCACTGATCGGGTTGGTGTAATTGCTTTTAATATTGGTAAATTACATTCTTATGATATTGGAATTTTTTTAGATCAAAATGCTATTGCCATACGTACTGGACATCATTGTGCTATGCCATTAATGAATTTTTTTAACGTATCAAGCATGTGCCGTGTTTCACTAGCAATGTATAATAACAAAGATGACATTGATCGATTAATAAATGGATTATTAAAAACACAAGATCTTCTTAATAAAAAAACACTTTTAAGGTAA
- the sufE gene encoding cysteine desulfuration protein SufE — MNLLDKNTLLKNFLRCENWEEKYLYIITLGNNLSPAPNNIHSSKFLVPGCQSKTWIMVLTDNHTNVQLYGDSNSSIVKGIIAIIFIIYQGLTLKEIIKLDVSPFIKKLNLHQNLTFTRTQGLGDIIRTLRKQAICNMTKYH; from the coding sequence ATGAATTTACTTGATAAAAATACATTACTGAAGAACTTTCTTCGATGTGAAAATTGGGAAGAAAAATATTTATATATTATTACATTAGGTAATAATTTATCTCCTGCCCCAAATAATATACATTCTTCTAAATTTTTAGTACCAGGATGTCAAAGTAAAACTTGGATAATGGTATTAACTGATAATCATACCAACGTACAGTTGTATGGAGATAGTAACTCTTCAATTGTAAAAGGTATTATCGCTATAATATTTATTATATATCAAGGTTTAACACTAAAAGAAATCATTAAATTAGATGTGAGTCCATTTATCAAAAAATTAAATTTACATCAAAATTTAACTTTTACTCGAACACAAGGTTTAGGTGATATTATTCGTACACTACGTAAACAAGCTATATGTAATATGACTAAATATCATTGA
- the slyA gene encoding transcriptional regulator SlyA, with amino-acid sequence MELSLGSNLARLVRVWRALIDYHLKPLELTQTHWITLYNICQLPPEQSQIQLAKAIGIEQPSLVRTLDQLEEKGLITRHTCINDRRAKRIKLTESAKPVIKEVNNVISNIRNEVLNGISSNDLELLNIMLTKLEKNISKLNNIIQH; translated from the coding sequence TTGGAATTATCTTTAGGATCAAATTTAGCACGGTTAGTTAGAGTATGGCGTGCTTTAATTGATTATCATTTAAAACCATTAGAACTTACACAAACTCATTGGATTACATTATATAATATTTGTCAGCTACCTCCTGAACAATCACAAATTCAATTAGCTAAAGCTATAGGTATTGAACAGCCATCTTTAGTACGAACATTAGATCAATTAGAGGAGAAAGGATTGATCACGCGTCATACATGCATAAATGATAGACGTGCTAAAAGAATTAAGTTAACTGAATCTGCTAAACCTGTAATTAAAGAAGTAAATAATGTAATTAGTAATATTCGTAACGAAGTATTAAATGGAATAAGTTCAAACGATCTTGAATTACTTAATATCATGCTTACAAAATTAGAAAAAAATATTTCCAAACTAAATAATATTATTCAACATTAA
- the rnt gene encoding ribonuclease T, giving the protein MVIKEDHNTLNARFRGFYPVVIDVETAGLNANTDALLEIAAITLKMDVNGWLEMDDAIHFHIKSFPGAILQASALAFNGIDPYNPLRSAVTEYEALSKIFNMVNKGIKNQDCNRAILVAHNAAFDHSFLMAAIERSDFKYNPFHPFVTFDTATLSGLVLGQTVLAKACICAGIIFDNNKAHSALYDTERTAILFCELVNRWKRLGGWPVSV; this is encoded by the coding sequence ATGGTTATAAAAGAAGATCATAATACTCTTAACGCTCGTTTTCGTGGTTTTTATCCTGTAGTCATTGATGTAGAAACAGCCGGATTGAATGCTAACACTGATGCTTTACTTGAAATTGCTGCTATTACATTAAAAATGGATGTTAATGGTTGGTTAGAAATGGATGATGCAATACATTTTCATATTAAATCTTTTCCTGGAGCTATTTTACAAGCATCCGCATTAGCTTTTAATGGTATTGATCCATATAATCCTCTGCGTTCTGCTGTTACAGAATATGAAGCTTTAAGCAAAATTTTCAACATGGTCAATAAAGGTATTAAAAATCAAGATTGTAATCGTGCTATTCTTGTTGCTCATAACGCTGCTTTTGATCATAGTTTTTTAATGGCAGCTATTGAGCGATCTGATTTTAAATATAATCCCTTTCATCCTTTTGTAACATTTGATACTGCTACTTTAAGTGGTTTAGTTTTAGGACAAACGGTATTAGCAAAAGCATGTATATGTGCAGGCATTATTTTTGATAATAATAAAGCACATTCTGCATTATATGATACTGAACGAACAGCAATTTTATTTTGTGAATTAGTTAATCGTTGGAAAAGGTTAGGAGGCTGGCCTGTATCTGTATAA
- a CDS encoding lipoate--protein ligase, whose translation MTSLRLLISDFHNPWFNLAIEECIFRQLENNQSILFLWRNHNTVVIGRAQNPWKECNTRRITRDKVYLARRSSGGGAVFHDLGNTCFTFISNQIDYNNQLSTHIILDGLKNFNINIKVSGRNDLVVQTAEGERKVSGSAYRESSYGKLHHGTLLLQTKLDKLAYYLNPDIKKLKSKGITSVRSRVANLIEFNKNINHNQLCYFLQQSFCKFYKKQIDPEIISLKNILKIPGFLQQLTKQSCWDWNFGAAPMFSHHLDTYFAWGSVTLHFDIKHGIITRSRIFTDSLYPDPLEALAQKLIGTPYNIQKIKYCCQHWLLSWPKYENLVDVVDWLINSIC comes from the coding sequence ATGACATCTTTACGATTATTAATATCTGACTTTCATAATCCATGGTTTAATTTAGCTATTGAAGAATGTATTTTCCGTCAATTAGAAAATAACCAAAGTATATTATTTTTATGGCGTAATCATAATACTGTAGTTATTGGTAGAGCTCAAAATCCATGGAAAGAATGTAACACGCGTCGTATAACTCGAGATAAAGTCTATCTAGCTAGAAGAAGCAGTGGAGGTGGTGCTGTATTTCATGATTTAGGTAATACATGTTTTACGTTTATATCTAATCAAATTGATTATAATAATCAACTATCTACTCATATTATTCTTGATGGATTAAAGAACTTTAATATCAACATTAAAGTCTCTGGAAGAAATGATTTAGTTGTACAGACTGCAGAAGGAGAACGCAAGGTAAGTGGTTCAGCTTACCGCGAAAGTTCTTATGGAAAATTGCATCACGGAACTTTATTATTACAAACTAAACTGGATAAATTAGCATATTATTTGAACCCTGATATAAAAAAACTAAAAAGCAAAGGTATTACATCTGTTCGTTCTCGTGTTGCTAATTTAATTGAATTTAATAAAAATATTAACCATAATCAATTATGTTATTTTTTACAACAATCTTTTTGTAAATTTTATAAAAAACAAATTGATCCAGAAATTATTTCTTTAAAAAATATATTAAAAATACCCGGTTTTTTACAACAATTAACAAAACAAAGTTGCTGGGATTGGAATTTTGGTGCCGCTCCAATGTTTAGTCATCATTTAGATACTTATTTCGCCTGGGGTAGCGTAACATTACATTTTGACATTAAACATGGTATTATCACTCGAAGTCGTATTTTTACAGATAGTTTATATCCCGATCCCTTAGAAGCATTAGCTCAAAAATTAATTGGAACACCGTATAATATTCAAAAAATTAAATATTGCTGTCAACACTGGTTATTATCATGGCCTAAATATGAAAATTTAGTGGATGTAGTAGATTGGCTAATTAATAGTATATGTTAA
- a CDS encoding iron-sulfur cluster assembly accessory protein: protein MTINLTRKNNSIILPKKNTWQGLNVSNAAIKQIKYLMKQHIDMLGLRIDIRKYGCAGFGYIVDKATISNKKDLVYEYNGAKLFVSLKAMPFIDGTQLDYVKEGLNYMFKFDNPQVQFICGCGHSFNV, encoded by the coding sequence ATGACAATTAATTTAACAAGAAAAAATAATTCAATAATTTTACCAAAAAAAAATACTTGGCAGGGATTAAATGTTAGCAATGCCGCAATTAAACAAATTAAATATTTAATGAAACAACACATTGATATGCTGGGGTTACGTATTGATATTAGAAAATATGGATGCGCAGGGTTCGGTTATATTGTAGATAAGGCTACTATATCAAATAAAAAAGATTTAGTATATGAATACAATGGAGCTAAATTATTCGTTTCATTAAAAGCTATGCCATTTATTGATGGTACTCAATTAGATTATGTTAAAGAAGGTTTAAACTACATGTTTAAATTTGATAACCCTCAAGTGCAATTTATTTGTGGATGTGGACACAGTTTTAATGTTTAA
- the sufD gene encoding Fe-S cluster assembly protein SufD, whose translation MVGWTNKNGSVLEQWYDLFKKNNNFHSLQKSAHWKKIKKIGIPNYTDEKWKNIPLKRFLSHTFVSSINQELSMSQCNDCALNLDAYRLVFINGYYSSLLSNTETGYWKITTNQKNNKILPEPIQSDFFLHLTELLNNKIIYIFLPNGKRADKPLYLLHINSGNENINTLTTSHYRHHIEIASSACGKIIEHFVSINQYGSYNGARTSIIVKDNANFSHIKLVHENQASYHFSHNDIHAGYKTKIQSNTFIILGAGITRHQTSVKLNHKETYLSINSLIFPSNEEINNIITYVEHNEEHCLSQQLHKIIACDNGRGIFDGLIKVAKNAIKSDGWMMNNNLLLDKHAQIISKPQLEIYADDVKCSHGVTIGNINEDQIFYLRTRGISYKKALKMMIYAFIYEIIEITDNTVIAENIIKHIMHILQRIIK comes from the coding sequence ATGGTTGGTTGGACAAATAAAAATGGAAGCGTATTAGAACAATGGTATGATTTATTTAAAAAAAACAATAATTTTCATTCATTACAAAAAAGCGCACATTGGAAAAAAATAAAAAAAATTGGCATTCCAAACTATACAGACGAAAAATGGAAAAATATTCCCTTAAAACGTTTTTTATCACATACTTTTGTTTCTTCTATTAATCAAGAACTAAGTATGTCCCAATGTAATGATTGTGCTTTAAATTTGGATGCTTATCGATTAGTATTTATAAATGGTTATTATTCTTCACTTTTAAGTAATACTGAAACGGGATACTGGAAAATCACAACAAATCAAAAAAATAACAAAATACTTCCAGAACCAATTCAATCAGATTTTTTTTTACATTTAACAGAATTATTAAATAATAAAATTATTTATATTTTTTTACCTAACGGTAAACGAGCAGACAAACCTTTGTATTTATTGCATATTAATTCAGGAAATGAAAATATAAATACATTGACTACTTCACATTATCGTCATCATATCGAAATTGCATCTAGTGCTTGCGGTAAAATAATAGAACATTTTGTGAGTATAAATCAATATGGTTCCTACAACGGAGCTCGTACATCAATTATAGTAAAAGATAACGCAAATTTTAGTCATATTAAATTAGTCCATGAAAATCAAGCTAGTTACCATTTTTCACATAATGATATTCATGCTGGATATAAAACTAAAATTCAAAGTAATACATTTATCATATTAGGAGCAGGAATAACTCGTCATCAAACTAGTGTGAAATTGAATCATAAAGAGACATACTTATCAATTAATAGTTTAATATTTCCCTCTAATGAAGAAATTAATAACATAATAACATATGTAGAACATAATGAAGAACATTGTTTAAGTCAACAATTGCATAAAATAATTGCTTGTGATAATGGAAGAGGTATATTCGATGGTTTAATTAAAGTAGCTAAAAATGCTATTAAAAGTGATGGTTGGATGATGAACAATAATTTATTGTTAGATAAACATGCACAAATCATTTCTAAGCCACAATTAGAAATTTATGCTGATGATGTTAAATGCAGTCATGGTGTAACTATAGGCAATATTAATGAAGATCAAATATTTTATTTACGTACAAGAGGTATTTCATACAAAAAAGCCTTGAAAATGATGATTTATGCGTTTATTTATGAAATAATTGAAATAACTGATAATACAGTAATTGCTGAAAATATCATAAAACATATTATGCATATTTTACAAAGGATTATAAAATGA